In Eretmochelys imbricata isolate rEreImb1 chromosome 14, rEreImb1.hap1, whole genome shotgun sequence, a genomic segment contains:
- the LOC144274066 gene encoding olfactory receptor 14A16-like, which translates to MNEEWVSMWHLWKHLGTYNSLISVSNQTTVTEFLLLGFSDVRELQILHFMVFLVLYLAALAGNLLIVTAIALDHHLHTPMYFFLMSLSILDLGTISVTIPKSMANSLMNTKSISYSGCVAQVFFLIFFVVADFALLTIMAYDRYVAICKPLHYETIMNRRACVQMAASAWISVVLYSSLQTGNTFSITFCGGNMVDQFFCEIPQLFKLACSNSYFSEVGVIAFGVCLTVSCFVFIIVTYVQILTTVLRIPSEQGRHKTFSTCLPHLIVISMFLSTGLFAYMKPVSSSPSTLDLVMAVLYSVLPPVMNPIIYSIRNKEIKASLRKLTGWRLFNKNKMSAFL; encoded by the exons atgaatgaggagtGGGTGTCCATGTGGCATTTGTGG aagcacctcggaacctacaactcattgatttctgtgtcCAACCAAACCACtgtgaccgagttccttctcctgggattctctgatgttcgagagctgcagattttgcacttcatggtgtttctagtgctttacctggcagccctgGCAGGGAATCTTCTCATCGTCACAGCCATAGCTcttgaccaccaccttcacacccccatgtacttcttcctgatgagtttgtccatcctagacctcggcaccatctctgtcaccatccccaaatctatggccaattccctTATGAACACTAAGtccatttcctattctggatgtgtcgcccaagtctttttcctcatcttctttgTTGTAGCCGACTTCGccttactcaccatcatggcgtacgatcgatatgtcgccatctgcaaaccactgcactatgagactataatgaacaggagagcttgtgtccaaatggcagccagtgcctggatcagtgtagTTCTCTATTCTTCATTGCAGACGGGGAACACGTTTTCGataaccttctgtggaggcaacatggtggatcagttcttctgtgaaatcccccagctattCAAGCTCGCCTGCTCTAACTCGTACTTCAGTGAAGTTGGGGTTATTGCATTTGGTGTGTGTTTAACCgtaagttgctttgtttttataattgtgacatatgttcagatcttgaccacggtattgagaatcccctctgagcagggccgacataaaaccttctccacatgccttccGCACCTCATTGTAATTTCCATGTTTCTTTCCACTGGTCTCTTTGCCTACATGAAACCCGTCTCCAGCTCTCCGTCAACTCTGGATCTCGTgatggctgttctctattccgtgctgccgccagtgatgaatccgatcatctacagcataaggaacaaggaaatcaaagcttccctgaggaaactgactgggtggaggttattcaacaagaataaaatgtctgcgtttctctga